In the Oryza glaberrima chromosome 6, OglaRS2, whole genome shotgun sequence genome, one interval contains:
- the LOC127776119 gene encoding thylakoid lumenal 16.5 kDa protein, chloroplastic, whose protein sequence is MVVAIATEAWALAGCGAAAKSAAAQEAPVQLQQHSVCAAKAKKPISFRGVAAAAAAVSSQCHQERRAVVVGRRSGLASCLLAAVAASFSGAGAGAARAAVLEADDDIELLERVKEDRKKRLQKQGVISSSGTETGYLQDLIYKLSKVGQAIDKNDLPAASSVLGPNSDAQWVQNINVAFTKFSSSPEEKNMVDSFNSSLASLITSVNKSDVDSSKSAFVSSATTLEKWIASAGLSGQLKGF, encoded by the exons ATGGTGGTGGCCATCGCTACCGAAGCGTGGGCGCTCGCCGgatgcggcgcggcggccaagtcggcggcggcgcaggaggcgccggtgcagctgcagcagcacaGTGTTTGTGCAGCCAAGGCCAAGAAACCGATTTCGTTcagaggggtggcggcggcggcggcggcggtcagtAGCCAATGCCACCAAGAAcggcgcgccgtcgtcgtcgggagGCGCAGCGGCCTGGCGTCCtgcctgctcgccgccgtcgccgcctctttctccggcgccggcgccggcgcagcgcGGGCCGCCGTTCTGGAGGCCGACGACGACATCGAGCTCCTGGAGCGCGTGAAGGAGGACAGGAAGAAGCGGCTCCAGAAGCAGGGCGTCATCAGCTCATCTGGCACCGAGACAG GGTACTTGCAGGATCTCATCTACAAGCTGAGCAAGGTAGGGCAAGCCATTGACAAGAATGACCTCCCTGCTGCAAGCAGTGTCCTAGGCCCAAATTCTGACGCTCAGTGGGTTCAGAACATCAATGTAGCTTTCACCAAG TTTAGCTCTAGCCCAGAGGAGAAGAACATGGTCGATAGCTTCAATTCCTCCTTGGCCTCCTTGATTACATCAG TGAACAAGAGTGATGTTGATTCATCCAAGTCGGCGTTTGTGTCGTCAGCCACAACGCTGGAGAAATGGATAGCTTCAGCTGGTTTGAGTGGTCAGCTCAAAGGATTCTAA
- the LOC127776118 gene encoding glycosylinositol phosphorylceramide mannosyl transferase 1 has product MMPKLLLQAAAAVADRRWYGSGGRRGYLPLRHPPHVAPGRFTACLLAVAAVTTTFALALTLHRPDLSSTAAYAASPRGVGGGGGAGYAVVINTWKRYDLLRRSVAHYSGCGGVDAVHVVWSEPEEPTEELRGSVLNCSDGGGAGVRFVINAEDSLNNRFRPIQGLTTDAVFSVDDDLIVPCSTLRFAFAVWQSAPSAMVGFVPRMHWLADPGSNAKEYRYGSWWSVWWTGTYSMVLSKASFFHRQYLDLYTNHMLPSIRDYVNENRNCEDIAMSFLVANVTGSPPIWVQGRIFEIGSSGISSLKGHDLQRSKCLNTFSAMYGHMPLVATTVKAVDSRTSWFW; this is encoded by the exons ATGATGCccaagctgctgctgcaggcggcggcggcggtggcggacagGAGGTGGTacggctccggcggccgccgcgggtacctccccctccgccacccACCACACGTCGCCCCCGGCAGATTCACCGCCTgcctgctcgccgtcgccgccgtcaccaccacctTCGCCCTCGCCCTCACCCTCCACCGCCCCGacctctcctccaccgccgcctacGCCGCCTCGCCACG cggcgttggcggcggcggcggcgcgggataCGCGGTGGTGATCAACACGTGGAAGCGCTACGACCTCCTCAGGAGATCCGTCGCGCACTactccggctgcggcggcgtcgacgccgtccaCGTCGTCTGGAGCGAGCCGGAGGAACCAACCGAGGAGCTCCGCGGGAGCGTCCTCAactgcagcgacggcggcggcgcgggggtgcGGTTCGTGATCAACGCGGAGGACAGCCTCAACAACAGGTTCAGGCCCATCCAGGGGCTCACCACCGACGCCGTCTTCTccgtcgacgacgacctcaTCGTGCCGTGCTCCACGCTGCGGTTCGCCTTCGCCGTGTGGCAGAGCGCGCCCTCTGCCATGGTGGGCTTCGTGCCCCGGATGCACTGGCTTGCTGACCCG GGAAGTAATGCAAAGGAATACAGATATGGAAGCTGGTGGTCAGTTTGGTGGACAGGGACTTATAGCATGGTTCTCTCCAAAGCAAGTTTTTTCCACAGGCAGTACTTGGATCTGTATACCAATCACATGCTTCCATCTATTCGTGATTATGTGAATGAAAACAG GAATTGTGAGGATATTGCAATGTCCTTTCTTGTGGCAAATGTAACTGGATCTCCACCAATATGGGTTCAAG GAAGGATATTCGAGATTGGATCAAGCGGCATTAGCAGTTTGAAAGGCCATGATTTGCAGAGATCAAAATGTCTCAATACATTTTCTGCCATGTATGGGCATATGCCTCTTGTAGCCACCACAGTCAAAGCTGTTGATAGCCGCACAAGCTGGTTCTGGTGA